A stretch of the Actinomycetota bacterium genome encodes the following:
- the msrA gene encoding peptide-methionine (S)-S-oxide reductase MsrA, whose amino-acid sequence MFFPRHKSEMVMAERALPGRSRPMPITGTHLVNGHPIEPPFPEGHETAVFAMGCFWGAERKFWLTEGVYTTAVGYAGGFTPNPTYEEVCSGRTGHAEVVLVVFDPAKVTYDDLLRAFWEGHDPTQGMRQGNDVGTQYRSAVYTYGPDQQRAAEASRAAYQEKLTAAGFGQVTTEVRPAPAFYYAEDYHQQYLARNPGGYCGLGGTGVSCPIGLAAAE is encoded by the coding sequence ATGTTCTTCCCGAGGCACAAGAGCGAGATGGTCATGGCCGAGCGGGCGCTGCCCGGCCGCAGCCGCCCGATGCCCATCACCGGCACCCACCTGGTGAACGGTCACCCCATCGAGCCGCCCTTCCCCGAGGGCCACGAGACGGCGGTGTTCGCCATGGGCTGCTTCTGGGGGGCGGAGCGCAAGTTCTGGCTGACCGAGGGGGTGTACACGACGGCCGTCGGCTACGCCGGCGGGTTCACGCCCAACCCCACCTACGAGGAGGTGTGCAGCGGGCGCACCGGGCACGCCGAGGTCGTGCTGGTCGTCTTCGACCCGGCCAAGGTGACCTACGACGACCTGCTGCGGGCCTTCTGGGAGGGCCACGACCCGACCCAGGGCATGCGCCAGGGCAACGACGTCGGCACCCAGTACCGCTCGGCCGTCTACACCTACGGCCCCGACCAGCAACGAGCGGCCGAGGCGTCGCGCGCCGCCTACCAGGAAAAGCTCACGGCCGCCGGTTTCGGCCAGGTCACCACCGAGGTCCGTCCCGCCCCCGCCTTCTACTACGCCGAGGACTACCACCAGCAGTACCTGGCCCGTAACCCGGGCGGCTACTGCGGCCTGGGCGGGACAGG
- a CDS encoding toll/interleukin-1 receptor domain-containing protein — MAAFTHDVFVSYASADRAVATDLAARLRGRGLRVWFDEWEIEPPRMSVVHGASG, encoded by the coding sequence ATGGCGGCGTTCACCCACGACGTGTTCGTGAGCTACGCATCGGCGGACCGCGCCGTGGCGACCGACCTGGCCGCGCGCCTGCGCGGCCGGGGCCTGCGAGTGTGGTTCGACGAGTGGGAGATCGAGCCGCCTCGGATGTCGGTCGTACACGGGGCGAGCGGGTAG
- the dnaG gene encoding DNA primase — MGIMQEDVARVRAASDLAGIAGEHIALKRVGRRYQGLCPFHAEKSPSFSVNAAEGLYYCFGCGAKGDVITFVREVEHLDFAEAVERLAARAGISIRYDDASPAAAAERKRLGVLRDALARAVEWYHERLLSAPDAVPARHYLRAERGYGSEVVRAYKLGWAPQSGDALGRALRLPDDVLRDAGLGAAFRGRLLFPIFDSKGDPVGFGGRALPGGPGPKYRNSPETALYKKSRVLYGLNWAKGAIVAAGEVVICEGYTDVIGLHQAGVGQAVATCGTALGEEQVQMLKNFARRLVLAYDADAAGQAAAERVYEWERKFDIDVAVAALPAGQDPADLARRDPEALKGAVAEARPFLEFRLGRVLAAADVRSVEGRARAAEAALAVVGEHPSELVRDQYVMVVADRTGIDPDRLRDRLGRRGRGAPGTRPGGGPPPASFLRARDPHRAEVEALRVAVHRPEEVADRLHEALFEPGVGRRAYVALASSETLHDAIEAAEPGAAALLQRLAVEDDDPDPDGVLAALADKAARAALADLEARGATTEIAWLKPTIEELGESATRPAATDRLVRWLAERPGGEA; from the coding sequence ATGGGGATAATGCAGGAGGACGTGGCCCGGGTGAGGGCGGCGTCGGACCTGGCGGGCATCGCCGGGGAGCACATCGCGCTGAAGCGGGTGGGCCGGCGCTACCAGGGGCTGTGCCCGTTCCACGCCGAGAAGTCGCCGTCGTTCTCGGTCAACGCGGCCGAGGGGCTGTATTACTGCTTCGGGTGCGGGGCCAAGGGCGACGTGATCACCTTCGTGCGGGAGGTGGAGCACCTCGACTTCGCCGAGGCCGTGGAGCGGCTGGCCGCCCGGGCGGGGATCAGCATCCGCTACGACGACGCCTCGCCCGCGGCCGCGGCCGAGCGCAAGCGGCTGGGCGTGCTGCGCGACGCTTTGGCCCGGGCCGTGGAGTGGTACCACGAGCGCCTGCTGTCGGCGCCCGACGCCGTACCCGCCCGCCACTACCTGCGGGCCGAGCGAGGCTATGGCAGCGAGGTGGTGCGGGCCTACAAGCTGGGCTGGGCGCCTCAGTCGGGCGACGCCCTGGGCCGGGCCCTGCGCCTGCCCGACGACGTGCTGCGCGACGCCGGGCTGGGGGCCGCCTTCCGGGGCCGGCTGCTGTTCCCCATCTTCGACTCCAAGGGCGACCCGGTGGGGTTCGGGGGGCGGGCGCTGCCCGGGGGGCCCGGCCCCAAGTACCGCAACTCCCCCGAGACCGCCCTCTACAAGAAGAGCCGGGTGCTCTACGGGCTGAACTGGGCCAAGGGGGCCATCGTGGCGGCCGGCGAGGTCGTGATCTGCGAGGGCTACACCGACGTGATCGGGCTGCACCAGGCCGGGGTGGGCCAGGCCGTGGCCACGTGCGGGACGGCCCTGGGCGAGGAGCAGGTGCAGATGCTCAAGAACTTCGCCCGCCGGCTGGTGCTGGCCTACGACGCCGACGCTGCCGGCCAGGCGGCCGCCGAGCGGGTATACGAGTGGGAGCGCAAGTTCGACATCGACGTGGCCGTGGCCGCCCTGCCCGCCGGCCAGGACCCCGCCGACCTGGCCCGGCGCGACCCCGAGGCCCTGAAGGGGGCCGTGGCCGAGGCCCGGCCGTTCCTGGAGTTCCGCCTGGGGCGGGTGCTGGCGGCGGCCGACGTCCGCTCGGTGGAGGGCCGGGCACGGGCGGCCGAGGCCGCGCTGGCGGTGGTGGGCGAGCACCCCAGCGAGCTGGTGCGGGACCAGTACGTAATGGTGGTGGCCGACCGTACGGGCATCGACCCCGACCGCCTGCGGGACCGGCTGGGGCGGAGGGGACGGGGGGCGCCGGGTACGCGGCCGGGCGGGGGGCCGCCGCCGGCCTCGTTCCTGCGCGCCCGTGACCCGCACCGGGCCGAGGTCGAGGCCTTGCGGGTGGCCGTGCACCGTCCCGAGGAGGTGGCCGACCGGTTGCACGAGGCCCTGTTCGAACCCGGGGTGGGGAGGCGGGCGTATGTAGCCCTGGCCTCGTCCGAGACCCTCCACGACGCCATCGAGGCAGCCGAGCCGGGGGCCGCCGCCCTGCTCCAGAGACTGGCCGTGGAAGACGACGACCCCGACCCAGACGGCGTGCTGGCCGCTCTGGCCGACAAGGCGGCCCGGGCCGCGCTGGCCGACCTCGAGGCCCGGGGGGCGACCACCGAGATCGCCTGGCTCAAGCCGACCATCGAGGAGCTGGGCGAATCGGCGACGAGGCCGGCAGCCACCGACCGGTTGGTACGCTGGCTGGCAGAACGGCCCGGGGGAGAAGCATGA